GCGTGTTCACCGGCCTGGGCATCTTCGTGCCCTACCTCGGCTTCGGCCTCGGCGCGCTGCTCGCCACGCTGGCCGGGGCCTTGCAGTTCGCCAGCGTCTACGGCCTGCTGGCGGTGCTGCTGATCTACGGGGTCGGCCAGCTGATCGAGAGCTTCTACCTCACGCCCCGCCTGGTGGGCGAGCGCATCGGCCTGCACCCGATCGCGGTGATCTTCGCGCTGCTCGCCTTCGGCCACCTGTTCGGCTTCGTCGGCGTGCTGATCGCCCTGCCGGCCGGTGCGCTCGCGCTGGTGGCCTTGCGGCGCCTGCGCAGCGCCTACCTCGACAGCCCGCTGTTCCTGCGCTGACCCATCGTGACCGACCCAAACCTCCTTCCGATGCGTCAGGTGCCGCTGGCCCTGGGCCCCGAGCCCAACTGGCGGCTCGACACCTTCCTGCCCGGCGCCAACGCCCAGTGGCAGCAGGTTTGCGCCGCGCTGGCCCAGCCGCAGCCGGCCACGCCGCTCTACCTCTGGGGCCCGCCGGGCAGCGGCAAGACCCACCTGCTGCGCGCCGCCGCCGCGCTGGCGCAGGAGCGCAGCCAGCTGGTCGTCGCGCTCGACTGCAGCGGCGTGCCGCCCTGGGAATTCGACGACCACACCGGCCTGCTGCTGCTCGACGACTGCGACCGCTACGACACCCGGCGCCAGCAGGCCGCGTTCGCGCTGTTCGTGCAGGCCACCACGCTGGGCGTGCCGGTGCTCGCCGCCGGGCGCCTGCCGCCGGTCGACCTGCCGATCCGCGACGACCTGCGCACCCGTCTCGGCTGGGGCCTGGTCTACCAGCTGGTGCCGCCCGGCGAGGATCACGTGCGCGCCCTGATGCGCCGCGAGGCCGATCGCCGTGGCATCGTGCTGTCCGACGACGTGATCGACTACCTGCTCAAGCGCTGCGCCCGCGACCTCAGCCACCTGATGCGCCTGCTCGACCGGCTCGACCAGCAGGCGCTCGCTACCAAACGTGCCGTCACGCTGCCGCTGGTGCGCAAGGTGCTCGCAGAATCCGAATCCACATGACCTCAGAACCCCGCCACCTCTGTCTTTTCGACCTCGACGGCACGTTGATCCCGATCGATTCCGACCACGCCTTCGGCGAGTTCATGGTCTCGATCGGCTGGGCCGACGCCGACGAGTTCCGCCGCCGCAACGATGTCTTCTACGCCGACTACCAGGCCGGCACGCTCGACCTGACCGCCTACATCGAGTTCGCCACCGGCGTCTGGCGCAACCGGCCGCTGGCCGAGGCCGAGCAGGCGCGCGAGCGCTTCATGGCCGAGGTGATCGGCGCCCAGCTGCATCCGGCCGCCTTCGAGCTGGTGCGCGAGCACCAGGCGCGTGGCGATCTGGTGGCCATCGTCACCGCCACCAACGAGTTCGTGACCACGCCGATCGCCGCCGCGCTGGGTGTCGAGCACCTGCTGGCGGTGCAGCTCGAACGCACCGCCGACGCGGCCTGGACCGGCCGCATCCGTGGTACACCCACTTTCCGCGAGGGCAAGGTCGCGCGCGTGCACGACTGGCTGGCCGGCCTGGGGCACCAGATCGGCGATTTCTCCGGCATCAGCGTCTACAGCGACTCTCCCAACGACCTGCCCCTGATGGAACTTGCCACCGAGCCGGTGGCCACCAACCCGAGTCCCGCACTCGAAGCCACCGCGGTCGAACGCGGCTGGCGCATCCTGCGGCTGTTCCCATGATCAAGAACTTCATCAACAAGCTGCTGCGCAAGTCCGACAAACCCGCCGAGCCGGCCGAGGGGCGACGTGTCGAGGTGCCCGTCTCCGAGCACGGCATCGATCCCGGCCTGGTCGACGACCGCGCGGTCAAGGTCGTCACCACCTTGCAGGACGCCGGTTTCGAGGCCTACATCGTCGGCGGCGCGGTGCGCGACCTGCTGCTCGGGCACCGGCCCAAGGATTTCGACGTCGCCACCAACGCGACGCCCGAGCAGGTCAAGAGCCACTTCCGGCGCGCCTTCATCATCGGCCGGCGCTTTCGCATCGTGCACGTGGTGCACGGTCGCGGGCGCGAGCACGAGGTGATCGAGGTCTCGACCTTCCGCGCCAAGCCCGACGCCAGCGC
This portion of the Leptothrix cholodnii SP-6 genome encodes:
- the hda gene encoding DnaA regulatory inactivator Hda, whose protein sequence is MRQVPLALGPEPNWRLDTFLPGANAQWQQVCAALAQPQPATPLYLWGPPGSGKTHLLRAAAALAQERSQLVVALDCSGVPPWEFDDHTGLLLLDDCDRYDTRRQQAAFALFVQATTLGVPVLAAGRLPPVDLPIRDDLRTRLGWGLVYQLVPPGEDHVRALMRREADRRGIVLSDDVIDYLLKRCARDLSHLMRLLDRLDQQALATKRAVTLPLVRKVLAESEST
- a CDS encoding HAD family hydrolase, yielding MTSEPRHLCLFDLDGTLIPIDSDHAFGEFMVSIGWADADEFRRRNDVFYADYQAGTLDLTAYIEFATGVWRNRPLAEAEQARERFMAEVIGAQLHPAAFELVREHQARGDLVAIVTATNEFVTTPIAAALGVEHLLAVQLERTADAAWTGRIRGTPTFREGKVARVHDWLAGLGHQIGDFSGISVYSDSPNDLPLMELATEPVATNPSPALEATAVERGWRILRLFP